The Terriglobia bacterium genome includes a region encoding these proteins:
- a CDS encoding copper oxidase, with translation MITLLPITAAADDNTVTFLRTDQPGSWFQNVAGPIAGTQSLAVAAPGVQVRFKGKSNAVHTVTSLIFPTGAQGMPFDSGTLQNDDQVRVTLKTPGLYVFTCKIHPYMFAAVIVDDPATQGLDLGDSISLVNGITVPTSSDLATRLLRTFFIATNPANWQDHSLSAWHITYPNVDVRITGGAVVNLPAVLNARYGNDTPMAAPFNPATPGVGEVWVDTQFELTRQKDKPGTATNVNATSWKPVRKVALPQIDMNNPHNMWTDKDQKFIYQTQWFDFRMTTFNRTTGKLLHDVEVGPDPSHVMTRTDTDHLHVALDGEDSAFAVVQLMPGGGSIERLINIDEGHPHAHWMGHDGKTMVTPNTFSDTSTIFDFNTDSVRALVHTTGALPIATGMMPDDSKYYVDNFLDSTIDVVNTSTGAISKTINLLANYDPISGAISGPVGALPIQTPVSPDGKVMVTANILTDTITLIDTQSDTLVAMLLCDAGCHGVQWGAKQGGGYYAYVSSQFSNTLEVVDPNPDGSGDLTHARVVGRILLKTLPTTAVDDKNVGLDGMGGQGVLPIPLVYNGWVQNLPAAFKQQLTPAQLNPFPPKP, from the coding sequence ATGATTACCCTGCTGCCCATAACTGCCGCAGCCGATGACAATACCGTCACGTTCCTGCGCACCGACCAGCCGGGAAGCTGGTTTCAGAACGTTGCCGGTCCTATCGCCGGCACGCAATCGCTGGCCGTGGCGGCGCCTGGCGTTCAAGTCAGATTCAAAGGCAAGTCGAACGCCGTCCATACCGTTACCAGCTTGATTTTTCCCACGGGCGCGCAGGGCATGCCCTTTGATTCCGGGACCTTGCAGAACGATGACCAGGTAAGAGTCACGCTTAAGACTCCCGGCCTGTATGTTTTTACCTGCAAAATTCACCCCTATATGTTTGCGGCAGTCATCGTTGATGATCCGGCGACACAGGGACTTGATCTGGGTGACAGCATCAGCCTGGTGAATGGGATTACAGTCCCGACGAGCAGCGACCTGGCCACGCGCCTGCTGCGGACTTTCTTCATCGCCACCAACCCAGCCAACTGGCAGGACCACAGCCTGAGCGCGTGGCATATCACTTATCCCAACGTTGACGTAAGAATCACCGGCGGCGCGGTGGTGAATCTGCCCGCGGTGCTGAACGCGCGTTATGGCAATGACACACCGATGGCGGCGCCTTTCAACCCCGCGACGCCCGGCGTGGGCGAAGTCTGGGTGGACACGCAATTTGAACTGACGCGGCAAAAAGACAAGCCCGGGACCGCGACCAACGTGAACGCAACTTCATGGAAGCCGGTGCGCAAAGTGGCGTTGCCGCAAATCGACATGAACAATCCACACAACATGTGGACGGACAAAGACCAGAAATTCATCTATCAGACGCAGTGGTTTGATTTCCGCATGACCACGTTCAACCGCACCACGGGAAAGCTGCTGCATGACGTCGAGGTGGGGCCGGATCCTTCTCACGTGATGACGCGCACGGATACGGACCATCTGCATGTGGCGCTGGATGGCGAAGACAGCGCGTTTGCCGTGGTCCAACTGATGCCCGGCGGCGGCAGCATTGAGCGGCTCATCAACATTGATGAAGGCCATCCTCACGCCCATTGGATGGGCCATGACGGCAAGACCATGGTCACGCCCAATACGTTCAGTGATACCTCGACCATCTTTGATTTCAATACCGATTCAGTGCGGGCCCTGGTCCATACCACCGGAGCTCTTCCCATCGCCACGGGCATGATGCCTGACGACAGCAAATACTACGTCGATAATTTCCTCGACAGCACGATTGATGTAGTCAACACCAGCACGGGAGCAATCAGCAAGACGATCAATCTCCTGGCGAACTATGATCCGATCTCGGGGGCCATCAGCGGCCCGGTTGGAGCGTTGCCCATTCAGACGCCCGTAAGCCCCGATGGAAAAGTCATGGTCACAGCCAATATTCTCACAGACACAATCACGCTCATCGACACACAGTCTGACACTCTGGTGGCAATGCTGCTGTGCGATGCCGGCTGCCACGGCGTGCAATGGGGCGCCAAGCAAGGCGGAGGATACTACGCCTACGTCAGCAGCCAGTTCTCCAACACGCTGGAAGTAGTCGATCCAAATCCCGACGGTAGCGGCGACCTGACGCACGCCCGCGTGGTGGGCAGGATCCTGTTGAAGACCTTGCCAACCACCGCGGTCGATGACAAAAACGTCGGCCTCGACGGAATGGGTGGGCAAGGCGTGCTTCCGATTCCCTTGGTCTACAACGGCTGGGTGCAGAACCTGCCTGCCGCGTTCAAGCAGCAGCTCACGCCTGCTCAGCTGAATCCTTTTCCGCCGAAACCCTAG